Proteins co-encoded in one Pocillopora verrucosa isolate sample1 chromosome 1, ASM3666991v2, whole genome shotgun sequence genomic window:
- the LOC136279800 gene encoding uncharacterized protein codes for MTIKTIKGVRTLCQGNILVESITTEEALRDFLTHITKVKSSEQHENQITVLIGHNSATFDVPTLLGNSDENFEDGITDMNVYFADSLHLMKKLIKNRHKALELVSSGYCKPNQSNFYNHLFKEQFDAHDALENVRALRKILFGSSLSLSRKNIVENSSIISAPHAVANMLYLDQRYELLLTFSDNLFNVTDTGPIKRSIAQNIADSNLSYDDLHKLYTRFGRRGLVAILSNPPTTSSAKTTRVTRTKRILAAIVRHLEETRNEE; via the coding sequence ATGACCATAAAGACCATAAAAGGAGTAAGGACATTGTGCCAAGGAAACATTCTTGTCGAAAGTATAACCACAGAGGAAGCACTTCGTGACTTCCTGACTCATATAACTAAAGTCAAGTCTTCTGAGcaacatgaaaatcaaataactgttttaattggtCATAATTCGGCAACGTTCGATGTCCCTACTCTCCTAGGAAATAGTGATGAAAACTTCGAGGATGGCATTACTGACATGAATGTCTACTTTGCGGATAGTctacatctgatgaaaaaactgattaaaaacagACATAAAGCACTTGAGCTCGTTTCTAGTGGATActgcaaaccaaaccaaagcaaCTTTTACAACCATTTGTTCAAGGAACAATTTGACGCCCATGATGCTTTAGAAAATGTCAGGGCgctgagaaaaattctttttggatCGTCACTAAGCCTCTCCAGGAAAAACATCGTTGAGAATTCCAGTATCATCAGTGCTCCCCACGCAGTGGCAAACATGCTCTACCTAGATCAACGTTACGAACTTCTTCTAACATTCAGTGACAACTTGTTCAATGTAACCGACACCGGACCAATTAAAAGATCAATCGCACAAAACATCGCTGACAGTAATCTCTCTTACGATGACCTTCACAAACTGTACACAAGGTTTGGTAGAAGAGGACTAGTCGCCATATTGTCTAATCCACCAACAACTTCATCGGCGAAGACAACACGAGTCACACGGACGAAGAGGATATTGGCCGCCATAGTTAGACACCTCGAAGAAACCAGGAACGAAGAATAA